Proteins from a single region of Ailuropoda melanoleuca isolate Jingjing chromosome 15, ASM200744v2, whole genome shotgun sequence:
- the ASB13 gene encoding ankyrin repeat and SOCS box protein 13 isoform X1: MEPRGADGCFLGDVGLLSFAGFWVERTPVHEAAQRGETLQLQRLIESGACVNQVTVDSITPLHAASLQGQAQCVQLLLAAGAQVDARNIDGSTPLCDACASGSIECVKLLLSYGAKVNPPLYTASPLHEACMSGSSECVRLLIDVGANLEAHDCHFGTPLHVACAREHLDCVKVLLNAGANVNAAKLHETALHHAAKVKNVDLIEMLVEFGGNIYARDNRGKKPSDYTWSSSAPAKCLEFYEKTPLTLSQLCRVSLRRATGVRGLEKITKLNIPARLIDYLSYN, encoded by the exons GTCTGCTCTCCTTTGCAGGTTTCTGGGTGGAGCGCACCCCCGTGCACGAGGCCGCCCAGCGCGGGGAGACCCTGCAGCTGCAGCGGCTGATCGAGAGCGGCGCGTGTGTCAACCAGGTCACGGTGGACTCCATCACGCCCCTGCACGCGGCCAGTCTGCAGGGCCAGGCGCAGTGTGTTCAGCTGCTGTTGGCTGCTGGGGCCCAG GTGGATGCCCGCAACATCGACGGCAGCACGCCCCTGTGCGATGCCTGTGCCTCAGGCAGCATCGAGTGCGTGAAGCTCTTGCTCTCCTATGGGGCCAAGGTCAACCCACCCCTGTACACAGCATCCCCGCTGCACGAGGCCTGCATGAGCG GAAGTTCTGAATGCGTGAGGCTGCTTATTGACGTTGGGGCCAACCTAGAAGCACATGACTGCCATTTTGGGACCCCTCTTCATGTTGCCTGTGCCCGGGAGCATCTGGACTGCGTCAAAGTGCTGCTTAATGCAG GGGCCAATGTGAACGCAGCAAAGCTTCACGAGACCGCCCTGCACCACGCAGCCAAGGTGAAGAACGTGGACCTCATCGAGATGCTGGTTGAGTTCGGAGGCAACATCTACGCACGGGACAACCGGGGGAAGAAGCCGTCCGACTACACGTGGAGCAGCAGCGCGCCGGCCAAGTGCCTGGAGTTCTACGAAA AAACACCTCTGACCCTGTCGCAGCTCTGCAGGGTGAGCTTGAGGAGGGCCACTGGCGTCAGAGGACTGGAGAAAATCACCAAGTTGAACATCCCTGCCCGGCTCATCGATTACCTTTCCTACAACTGA
- the ASB13 gene encoding ankyrin repeat and SOCS box protein 13 isoform X2 produces MEPRGADGCFLGDVGFWVERTPVHEAAQRGETLQLQRLIESGACVNQVTVDSITPLHAASLQGQAQCVQLLLAAGAQVDARNIDGSTPLCDACASGSIECVKLLLSYGAKVNPPLYTASPLHEACMSGSSECVRLLIDVGANLEAHDCHFGTPLHVACAREHLDCVKVLLNAGANVNAAKLHETALHHAAKVKNVDLIEMLVEFGGNIYARDNRGKKPSDYTWSSSAPAKCLEFYEKTPLTLSQLCRVSLRRATGVRGLEKITKLNIPARLIDYLSYN; encoded by the exons GTTTCTGGGTGGAGCGCACCCCCGTGCACGAGGCCGCCCAGCGCGGGGAGACCCTGCAGCTGCAGCGGCTGATCGAGAGCGGCGCGTGTGTCAACCAGGTCACGGTGGACTCCATCACGCCCCTGCACGCGGCCAGTCTGCAGGGCCAGGCGCAGTGTGTTCAGCTGCTGTTGGCTGCTGGGGCCCAG GTGGATGCCCGCAACATCGACGGCAGCACGCCCCTGTGCGATGCCTGTGCCTCAGGCAGCATCGAGTGCGTGAAGCTCTTGCTCTCCTATGGGGCCAAGGTCAACCCACCCCTGTACACAGCATCCCCGCTGCACGAGGCCTGCATGAGCG GAAGTTCTGAATGCGTGAGGCTGCTTATTGACGTTGGGGCCAACCTAGAAGCACATGACTGCCATTTTGGGACCCCTCTTCATGTTGCCTGTGCCCGGGAGCATCTGGACTGCGTCAAAGTGCTGCTTAATGCAG GGGCCAATGTGAACGCAGCAAAGCTTCACGAGACCGCCCTGCACCACGCAGCCAAGGTGAAGAACGTGGACCTCATCGAGATGCTGGTTGAGTTCGGAGGCAACATCTACGCACGGGACAACCGGGGGAAGAAGCCGTCCGACTACACGTGGAGCAGCAGCGCGCCGGCCAAGTGCCTGGAGTTCTACGAAA AAACACCTCTGACCCTGTCGCAGCTCTGCAGGGTGAGCTTGAGGAGGGCCACTGGCGTCAGAGGACTGGAGAAAATCACCAAGTTGAACATCCCTGCCCGGCTCATCGATTACCTTTCCTACAACTGA